Genomic window (Phosphitispora fastidiosa):
GCCGAGGGTACCGCCTGCCATCCCCCCGCTCAGACCGCCGAGAAAAATACTTATCAATGCCACTGTAATCAGCCAGGGCCACAGGTAAACCACCTCTGACCCTGCCAAGGCAACATAAACAATAAGAGCTGCAAGCCCCAGGATAGTGCCGATAAACACCGTTTTCCCCCCAGCGCTCAGGGCCTCCAGAAATGACCTCAGGTTCACAAACTTACCCCCATCCTAAATTTTATGTCCTATGATAAGGAACAGAAACAGGCTGTAGAACACCCCTCCTGATAAAAGAGTATATGCCCTCAGGTAACCCTTAAGAGACAGGAACACATAAATCATCGCCGCAGATGACAGGGCTACTAAGGCACAGGTGAATGCGGCAGTATTTAGCACCCATGGTGTCATTACAATCCCGATTGCCGGAATAATGGAGCTCTGAAAAACCATAGCCCCTGTTATATTCCCCAGAGCCAGGGTATCTTTTCCCCTGCTGACCCAGATTATACTGTTAAACTTTTCGGGCAGTTCTGTGGCTATAGGAGTTATGACAACTGAAAGAATAAAAGGAGCTATATCCATTACAACTGCCAGTTTTTCCATTGCGTGCACAAATAATTCTGCTCCTCCTATAATTCCGCCGACAGCTAATAGTACCTGCAGCAGGATAAAGCGGAATCGGGGCACAACCGATGTCCGATTCAGCAGCAAAGGCTTCAATTCTTCACCGGCCACGCATTCCCCACTTGTAATGGTCTTATAGGCGTATACACCATATGCGGCTACCAGCCCGGCTGCCAGAATCAGTTTATAGGAATGATTACTTAACAAGGCCGCAAGTATGGCAGTTGAATAAATAATTAAAAAGAATTTCAGGTCCCGTTTCATCACTCTGTTGTCAATCATCATAGTGGCCCTTCTCCTGCCAAGAAGAGCCAGAATCAGAGCCGCAGTTCCGGTCACAAAGAGGGCCAGGGTTCCCAGCATAAAAGGGGCCCCCAGAATAGCGCCAACACCTATTTCTGTCGCTGCCTGACTGGCTCCCATTCCGATAGCAATCACCGGAACCAGTGTTTCAGGGAGCGCTGTGCCTACTGCTGCCAGTATACTGCCTACAGCCCCTTCTGAAAGCTTCATTCGGCGTCCCAGCCATTCTATCCCATTGGTAAAAAGCTCA
Coding sequences:
- a CDS encoding TIGR04086 family membrane protein, producing the protein MNLRSFLEALSAGGKTVFIGTILGLAALIVYVALAGSEVVYLWPWLITVALISIFLGGLSGGMAGGTLGWLHGAVVAAFYLAVITVLKAVMFPTAEFGASALVLSAGILFAGAFGGVTGINLRPLRRRRIRRRYLRG
- a CDS encoding sodium:calcium antiporter, with protein sequence MANIGTLLMGLGIILVSAELFTNGIEWLGRRMKLSEGAVGSILAAVGTALPETLVPVIAIGMGASQAATEIGVGAILGAPFMLGTLALFVTGTAALILALLGRRRATMMIDNRVMKRDLKFFLIIYSTAILAALLSNHSYKLILAAGLVAAYGVYAYKTITSGECVAGEELKPLLLNRTSVVPRFRFILLQVLLAVGGIIGGAELFVHAMEKLAVVMDIAPFILSVVITPIATELPEKFNSIIWVSRGKDTLALGNITGAMVFQSSIIPAIGIVMTPWVLNTAAFTCALVALSSAAMIYVFLSLKGYLRAYTLLSGGVFYSLFLFLIIGHKI